A genomic window from Salvia splendens isolate huo1 chromosome 11, SspV2, whole genome shotgun sequence includes:
- the LOC121756409 gene encoding uncharacterized protein LOC121756409: MEREGFVGMKESRGAELYHTGTLRSSSPTRSVPIFPPPSSAVGVGANGGLNYTVHTVSKYDTLAGVAIKYGVEVADIKRLNGLVTDLQMFALKTIQIPLPGRHPPSPVLSNGHKTPPRPSNTQQTLSGRRHSDIFDSFSSLKLKSASEKKVSPSMSRMQGYYGIKSAHVKDAGEGCEMATYQKGGAHYLEDGPLLKSSISNPPLSHYRKSKSAADCLDSENGSLIDHDFLQGAESNGSAKWIDKLVRRRQKSDADFASEKLLKEENNSGTAISAITGKGLALRPKSACRTVSLEADGEVGGFNPIPVGLGDSFLNDDINGVKKSPSVLSLQDSDNGALSSIWPTSKWSLKQDFQALSAAAMTSPIFDGLSKPSNWRNKAAVD; the protein is encoded by the exons ATGGAGAGAGAGGGGTTTGTGGGAATGAAGGAAAGTAGGGGTGCCGAATTATACCATACCGGAACGCTCCGATCATCTTCGCCGACGAGATCAGTGCCGATTTTTCCCCCGCCGTCTTCTGCCGTTGGCGTCGGTGCTAACGGTGGTTTAAATTACACAGTCCATACCGTGTCTAAATACGACACGCTTGCCGGCGTCGCCATCAAATACGGTGTCGAG GTTGCTGATATAAAAAGGCTAAATGGATTGGTGACAGATCTCCAAATGTTTGCCCTTAAGACAATTCAAATCCCACTTCCTGGGAGGCACCCCCCTTCGCCTGTCTTGTCAAATGGTCACAAGACTCCTCCGCG GCCAAGCAATACGCAGCAGACATTATCAGGTCGTAGACACTCTGAtatatttgattcattttcatcATTGAAATTGAAATCTGCTTCCGAAAAGAAAGTCTCTCCATCCATGAGCAGGATGCAAGGTTATTATGGTATTAAATCAGCACACGTAAAAGATGCTGGAGAAGGCTGTGAAATGGCAACATACCAAAAAGGGGGAGCTCATTATCTAGAGGATGGGCCACTTCTGAAATCATCTATTTCTAACCCACCACTTAGCCATTATAGAAAGTCAAAAAGTGCAGCTGATTGTTTAGATTCAGAGAATGGCAGTCTCATTGATCATGATTTCTTACAAGGAGCTGAAAGTAATGGCTCAGCCAAATGGATTGACAAGTTGGTAAGACGCCGTCAAAAGTCTGATGCTGATTTTGCTTCAGAAAAGCTTTTGAAGGAGGAAAACAATAGTGGTACTGCAATTTCAGCTATTACAGGCAAAGGCCTGGCTCTCAGGCCCAAGTCAGCTTGCCGTACAGTGTCACTCGAAGCTGATGGTGAAGTAGGAGGGTTTAACCCCATTCCTGTAGGGTTAGGGGATTCCTTCCTGAATGATGACATTAATGGGGTAAAGAAGTCACCAAGTGTATTGAGTTTGCAGGATTCGGACAATGGTGCCTTGTCATCCATATGGCCGACATCAAAGTGGAGTTTGAAGCAAGATTTTCAGGCTCTTTCTGCTGCAGCCATGACTAGCCCGATCTTTGATGGATTGTCCAAGCCTTCTAACTGGAGAAACAAAGCAGCGGTCGATTAA